One segment of Nostoc flagelliforme CCNUN1 DNA contains the following:
- a CDS encoding aromatic ring-hydroxylating dioxygenase subunit alpha codes for MVQDQILLNDWHVIARSQDLQPGTVLHKRLLGSDLVLWHNGDKVLAWQDLCPHRGARLSLGYVNKQTLVCSYHGLAFNSEGKCILAPANPDQSPPARACVKTYQVQERYDLLWVCLGTPKQDIAPFSEWDDPVYRKIFCGPYHYHSSPLRTLENFIDPAHFPIMHSGLFAHASRPELTHYELESLPDQIGFKCGLWELDFSSANPKEAPMIFNTYHYCIFRPLVAYFKLGPGEHRLNVFYTITPVDEDECVAQYWLMVNSAREIPVEVYLNIQNQVASQDIAIVNSQQPRRLPLNLQAEVHLPSDRYSIAYRQWLKQQGITFGTI; via the coding sequence ATGGTGCAAGACCAGATTTTGCTGAATGATTGGCATGTAATAGCCCGCTCGCAAGACCTCCAACCTGGAACAGTTCTGCACAAGCGTTTATTAGGCTCAGATTTAGTACTCTGGCATAATGGCGACAAAGTTCTAGCTTGGCAAGACCTTTGCCCTCATCGTGGCGCTCGTCTTTCTTTGGGATATGTCAATAAACAGACCCTTGTTTGTTCGTACCACGGTTTAGCCTTTAACAGCGAAGGTAAATGTATACTAGCTCCAGCTAATCCAGACCAATCGCCTCCCGCACGAGCTTGTGTTAAAACTTACCAAGTTCAAGAGCGTTACGATTTGCTCTGGGTTTGTTTAGGAACACCAAAACAAGATATAGCTCCATTTTCTGAGTGGGACGATCCGGTTTATCGCAAAATTTTCTGTGGCCCCTACCACTATCACTCTAGCCCCCTGCGGACGCTGGAAAATTTTATCGATCCGGCACACTTCCCAATTATGCATTCGGGATTATTCGCCCACGCTAGTCGTCCTGAGTTGACGCATTATGAATTAGAGTCTCTTCCAGATCAGATTGGTTTCAAATGTGGTTTGTGGGAACTAGATTTTAGTTCGGCTAATCCGAAAGAAGCGCCAATGATTTTCAACACTTACCATTACTGTATCTTCCGTCCGCTAGTGGCATACTTTAAACTCGGGCCTGGAGAGCATCGTCTAAATGTCTTCTATACAATTACGCCAGTCGATGAAGATGAGTGCGTGGCCCAATATTGGTTAATGGTAAACAGCGCCCGTGAAATTCCAGTTGAAGTCTATCTAAATATTCAAAATCAAGTTGCTAGTCAAGATATTGCCATTGTCAATTCCCAGCAACCCCGACGCTTACCTTTAAATTTGCAAGCAGAAGTACATTTACCGAGCGATCGCTATTCTATTGCATACCGTCAGTGGCTCAAACAACAGGGTATTACTTTCGGCACCATTTAG
- the rpaB gene encoding response regulator transcription factor RpaB, which translates to MVESSRCGGTALRNLSGEKGKILVVDDEASIRRILQTRLEMIGYSVVTASDGEEALSAFRLLTPDLIVLDVMMPKLDGYGVCQELRKESDVPIIMLTALGDVADRITGLELGADDYMAKPFSPKELEARIACVLKRRSHKSSINTIPNSLIIHVGNLKIDTSKRQIHKNEQRIRLTGVEFSLLELLVNHSGKIFSRGEILQQLWGFVPEMKTDTRVVDVHISRLRTKVESDPNNPEFILTARGSGYFFPRIIDSEQE; encoded by the coding sequence ATGGTTGAGAGTTCTCGCTGTGGAGGAACAGCGTTGAGAAACTTATCAGGTGAGAAAGGAAAAATCCTGGTAGTAGATGACGAAGCCAGCATCCGCCGAATTTTACAGACGCGTCTTGAGATGATTGGCTACAGTGTAGTTACAGCTAGTGATGGTGAAGAAGCTTTGTCAGCTTTTCGCCTGTTGACCCCTGATTTGATAGTTTTGGATGTGATGATGCCAAAACTAGATGGCTACGGTGTGTGCCAAGAATTACGGAAAGAGTCAGACGTGCCAATTATCATGCTAACAGCTTTAGGAGATGTAGCAGACCGAATAACTGGGCTAGAACTTGGTGCTGATGACTACATGGCGAAACCTTTCTCTCCCAAAGAACTGGAAGCTCGAATTGCCTGCGTACTAAAGCGGCGCTCCCACAAAAGTAGTATCAATACTATTCCTAACTCTCTTATAATCCATGTGGGCAATCTCAAAATTGATACAAGTAAGCGGCAAATCCATAAAAATGAGCAACGCATTCGGTTAACAGGTGTAGAGTTTAGCTTATTAGAGTTGTTAGTGAATCATTCGGGAAAGATTTTTTCAAGGGGTGAAATATTACAGCAATTGTGGGGTTTTGTACCAGAGATGAAGACAGACACCCGTGTGGTAGATGTGCATATCTCACGATTACGGACAAAGGTAGAATCCGATCCGAATAACCCAGAATTTATTTTGACAGCAAGAGGTAGTGGTTATTTTTTCCCACGAATTATTGATTCAGAACAGGAATAA
- a CDS encoding aromatic ring-hydroxylating dioxygenase subunit alpha gives MEPQFNFFQHWYPVSPVEDLDPNQPTPVTLLGVRLVIWKPKSSPNFRVFLDQCPHRLAPLSEGRIDENTGNLMCSYHGWQFDEQGICTHIPQAENPELVTKNQENLCTVALPTRQQQDLLWVWPDVESSQQAAKTPLPLSPQVDTSKGFVWSSFVRDLEYDWQTLVENVADPSHVPFAHHGVQGDRTLAQPIPIKILQSTANIIEAATVGRFQTTITFEPPSRLEYAIKFGDGQKQVGLVTYCLPVEPGKSRIVAQFPRNFAKTLHSLIPRWWNHVSVRNQVLDGDMVLLQQQEYFLQQQQSSSDWKTAYKLPTSADRLVIEYRNWFDKYCHRQLPWNEARISVATTRKLNENREQVLDRYKQHTQHCSSCRGALKVVQRLQVGLLIYFAIVVSIVALLPEALKMKLGLPLVMTALLGLGGYAWLKMWLSPRFYFLDYIHARR, from the coding sequence ATGGAACCCCAATTCAACTTTTTTCAGCATTGGTATCCAGTTTCGCCAGTTGAAGACTTAGATCCCAACCAACCAACACCTGTGACACTTTTGGGAGTGCGTTTAGTTATCTGGAAACCTAAATCATCCCCAAATTTCCGGGTGTTTTTAGATCAATGTCCCCACCGCCTTGCTCCCCTAAGTGAGGGGCGCATTGATGAGAATACGGGGAATTTAATGTGTAGCTATCACGGTTGGCAATTTGATGAGCAAGGAATTTGTACTCATATTCCCCAAGCGGAAAATCCAGAACTTGTTACCAAGAATCAGGAAAATCTGTGTACTGTAGCACTACCAACTCGTCAGCAACAGGATTTACTTTGGGTGTGGCCAGATGTAGAATCGAGCCAACAAGCGGCTAAGACACCGTTACCATTATCGCCGCAAGTAGATACAAGCAAAGGCTTTGTTTGGTCTTCCTTTGTGAGAGATTTAGAGTATGACTGGCAAACTCTGGTAGAAAATGTGGCAGATCCAAGTCATGTTCCTTTTGCTCATCACGGTGTGCAAGGTGATCGCACTCTAGCACAACCTATACCAATCAAAATTTTGCAATCAACAGCAAATATAATTGAAGCAGCAACAGTTGGACGTTTTCAAACCACAATTACTTTTGAACCACCAAGTCGTTTAGAGTATGCTATCAAGTTTGGAGATGGCCAAAAGCAGGTTGGACTTGTAACCTATTGTCTACCAGTAGAGCCGGGTAAATCACGTATTGTCGCGCAGTTTCCCCGAAACTTTGCCAAAACATTGCATAGTTTAATACCCCGTTGGTGGAACCATGTGAGTGTCCGCAATCAAGTTCTAGATGGAGACATGGTGTTGCTACAGCAGCAAGAATACTTTCTCCAACAGCAACAATCATCCTCTGATTGGAAAACAGCATATAAGCTACCAACAAGTGCAGATAGGTTAGTGATTGAGTATCGCAATTGGTTTGATAAGTATTGTCACCGACAGCTACCGTGGAATGAAGCCAGAATCAGTGTTGCAACAACCAGAAAGCTCAATGAGAATCGTGAACAAGTTTTGGATCGCTACAAACAGCATACGCAGCATTGTAGTAGCTGTCGGGGGGCATTGAAAGTTGTACAACGTTTGCAGGTAGGTCTATTGATATACTTTGCAATTGTTGTTAGTATTGTTGCGCTCCTTCCCGAAGCATTAAAAATGAAGTTGGGTTTACCCCTGGTTATGACAGCATTACTAGGTCTAGGAGGTTATGCTTGGCTGAAAATGTGGTTAAGTCCGAGGTTTTACTTTCTAGACTACATCCATGCCCGAAGATAG
- a CDS encoding Y-family DNA polymerase yields MGQESVARTRKIVHVDMDAFYASVEQRDNPSYRGKPLVVGGSPNQRGVVAAASYEARKFGIHSAMPSVTAIAKCPGLIFVRPRFDVYREISAAIHAIFKRYSDLVEGVALDEAYLDVTENRQNITYASTIARHIKTAIFEETKLTATAGVSINKRTLA; encoded by the coding sequence TTGGGACAAGAATCTGTCGCTAGAACCAGGAAAATAGTTCACGTTGATATGGACGCCTTTTACGCATCGGTAGAGCAGAGGGACAACCCTAGCTACCGAGGTAAACCGTTAGTAGTCGGTGGCAGCCCGAATCAGCGAGGTGTAGTTGCAGCAGCTAGTTATGAAGCTCGTAAGTTTGGCATTCATTCCGCGATGCCGTCAGTAACAGCGATCGCCAAATGTCCTGGGCTTATCTTTGTCAGACCAAGATTCGACGTTTACCGAGAGATTTCTGCTGCAATCCACGCTATCTTCAAACGCTACAGTGATTTAGTGGAAGGGGTTGCGCTAGACGAAGCATATTTGGACGTTACTGAGAATAGGCAAAACATCACCTACGCTTCTACTATCGCAAGACACATTAAAACTGCAATCTTTGAAGAAACGAAGTTAACGGCAACTGCGGGTGTGTCGATTAACAAGAGAACTCTTGCATAA
- a CDS encoding IS5 family transposase — MKIEKAKHLTARKFKRMAGVSRQTFELMVDLVKADAQKKKKSGRRPKLIIEDQVLMVLQYWREYRTYYHIGLDFGLSESAVCRLVFKIENILIKSRKFRLPGKKELWKMSSQEDLVVMDVTESPIEKPQKGQKRYFSGKQGEHTLKTQVVIRQKSSQIICLGHGQGRIHDFKLFKSSGIKFGELLKVIADKGYQGIAKIHQLSETPIKKPKGKRLTKEQKKYNRELNRLRIVVEHVNRRLKIFKILSDRYRNPHRRFGLRSNLIAGIYNHELAL, encoded by the coding sequence GTGAAAATAGAGAAAGCTAAACACCTGACTGCGAGAAAATTTAAGCGCATGGCTGGAGTAAGTCGTCAAACTTTTGAGTTAATGGTTGATTTAGTTAAAGCTGATGCTCAAAAGAAAAAGAAATCAGGTCGTCGTCCTAAATTAATTATTGAAGACCAAGTTTTAATGGTTCTTCAATACTGGAGAGAGTACCGTACTTATTATCATATTGGGTTGGATTTCGGGCTTTCTGAATCTGCGGTTTGTCGATTAGTTTTTAAAATTGAAAATATTTTGATTAAGTCAAGAAAGTTTCGTTTACCAGGGAAAAAAGAATTATGGAAAATGTCATCCCAAGAAGATTTAGTTGTGATGGATGTCACAGAGAGTCCAATTGAAAAGCCTCAGAAAGGCCAAAAAAGATATTTTAGTGGCAAACAAGGAGAACATACTTTAAAAACGCAGGTAGTAATTCGCCAAAAAAGCAGTCAAATCATCTGTTTAGGGCATGGTCAGGGAAGAATTCATGATTTTAAGCTATTTAAAAGCAGTGGGATAAAATTTGGAGAATTACTGAAAGTAATAGCGGATAAAGGCTATCAAGGAATTGCTAAAATTCATCAATTAAGTGAAACACCAATTAAGAAACCAAAAGGAAAAAGGTTGACGAAAGAACAGAAAAAATACAATCGGGAACTCAATCGATTAAGAATTGTTGTTGAACACGTAAATCGTCGTCTAAAGATATTTAAAATTTTGTCTGATAGATATCGGAATCCTCATCGACGTTTTGGATTAAGGTCGAATTTAATTGCGGGAATTTATAACCACGAATTAGCTTTATAA
- a CDS encoding transposase — protein sequence MIGALNLDGLVAAMTVPGSINTEVFLTYVTQVLAPQLWKGAIVVLDNLKVHHAERVRVAIESVGAKVKFLPPYSPDLSPIELCWSKLKQFLRSCEARTLESRWPCNGSCCQLHYRR from the coding sequence TTGATTGGTGCTTTAAACCTTGATGGACTCGTTGCAGCAATGACTGTGCCAGGAAGTATAAATACTGAGGTATTTCTCACTTATGTGACTCAGGTCTTAGCACCTCAGTTGTGGAAAGGGGCTATTGTGGTCTTAGATAATCTAAAAGTTCATCACGCCGAGCGTGTAAGAGTTGCAATTGAGTCCGTCGGTGCAAAAGTTAAGTTTTTGCCCCCCTACTCTCCAGATTTATCTCCCATAGAACTGTGTTGGTCGAAACTGAAGCAATTTCTCCGTTCCTGCGAGGCACGCACACTCGAATCACGATGGCCTTGCAATGGCTCTTGCTGTCAATTACATTACCGAAGATGA
- a CDS encoding GIY-YIG nuclease family protein: protein MLNRCSSFEGSQPPCDIAILETVYVQDMKLVEGKLHKRFKSSSVKLKKSREWFDLWVWQIWLIYFWMKVYHLKN from the coding sequence ATACTGAATCGGTGTTCTAGCTTTGAAGGTTCTCAACCACCCTGTGATATTGCGATTCTTGAAACTGTCTATGTACAAGACATGAAGCTTGTTGAGGGGAAGTTGCATAAGAGGTTTAAATCGTCTAGCGTCAAACTCAAAAAATCTCGTGAGTGGTTTGATTTGTGGGTGTGGCAGATTTGGTTGATTTATTTTTGGATGAAAGTTTACCACCTTAAAAACTAG
- a CDS encoding ISAzo13 family transposase (programmed frameshift), giving the protein MSDNQVVESIQDKYDSLLPYLNEKTRRIWAAIEARSLGRGGVSQVAIATGLSRTTIHAGMRLLSEQDGVKTEDDITRIRTNGGGRKLLEEQDAMLLSDLESLIEPMTLGDPESPLKWTSKSVVKLAGTLNRGGHRISAKSVYNLLESLGYSLQSNRKTRDGSSHPDRDDQFLHIANQVKHFQSQNEPIISVDTKKKELIGNFKNPGTEWCPSQQPVEVRMHDKVDPQLGKAIPYGIYDLTLNKGWVNVGIDHDTAEFAVESIRHWWYSMGKELYPSSEHIMITADCGGSNSYRSRLWKLKLQEFASEIGKNIHVCHFPPGTSKWNKIEHRLFCHITTNWRGRPLTSLQVVINLIRNTTTTHGLEVEARLDENLYQTGIKVTVQQLDTIAIERNSFHGEWNYIIKPQISP; this is encoded by the exons ATGTCTGATAACCAGGTAGTGGAAAGCATTCAAGATAAGTATGATTCGTTATTGCCCTACTTAAACGAGAAAACACGGCGTATTTGGGCAGCAATCGAAGCCCGAAGCCTAGGACGGGGAGGTGTCAGTCAGGTTGCGATCGCAACTGGGCTATCCCGCACTACAATTCATGCAGGGATGCGTTTGCTGTCAGAACAAGATGGGGTAAAAACAGAGGATGACATTACTCGAATTCGTACTAATGGTGGTGGAAGAAAACTACTAGAAGAACAAGACGCAATGCTGCTATCAGATTTAGAATCACTAATTGAACCGATGACGTTAGGAGATCCAGAGTCTCCTCTAAAATGGACTTCTAAAAGTGTGGTGAAATTAGCAGGCACTCTAAATCGTGGGGGACATAGAATTAGCGCTAAAAGTGTTTACAACTTACTTGAATCCCTGGGCTACAGTTTACAATCGAATCGCAAAACCCGTGACGGCTCATCTCATCCGGACAGGGATGACCAGTTTTTACATATTGCCAACCAAGTTAAACATTTCCAATCGCAGAACGAACCTATAATTTCAGTTGATACCAAGAAAAAAGAGTTAATCGGAAACTTTAAGAACCCTGGAACTGAATGGTGCCCATCTCAACAGCCAGTTGAGGTAAGGATGCATGAC AAAGTTGATCCCCAATTAGGTAAGGCAATTCCCTATGGAATTTATGACTTAACCTTGAATAAAGGATGGGTCAATGTTGGCATTGACCACGACACGGCGGAATTTGCAGTTGAGTCTATTCGTCATTGGTGGTACTCAATGGGAAAAGAACTGTATCCAAGTAGTGAGCATATAATGATTACGGCAGATTGCGGTGGTAGCAACAGTTATCGCTCCCGGCTATGGAAGTTAAAACTACAAGAATTTGCAAGTGAGATTGGCAAAAATATTCATGTGTGTCATTTTCCTCCCGGCACAAGTAAATGGAACAAAATTGAGCATCGTTTATTTTGCCACATTACGACTAACTGGCGAGGTAGACCTTTAACTAGTTTGCAAGTAGTGATTAATCTCATTCGTAATACTACCACTACACATGGATTAGAAGTTGAAGCTCGGTTAGATGAAAATCTCTATCAGACAGGAATTAAAGTCACAGTTCAACAACTTGATACCATTGCCATTGAGCGAAACTCTTTTCATGGTGAGTGGAACTATATTATCAAACCCCAAATTTCTCCCTAA
- a CDS encoding calcium-binding protein, translating into MADIIGDNRNNTLIGTFENDAILGQGGDDNLFGRGGNDDLLGGAGNDSLNGEDGNDLLNGEEGDNTLLGGFGDDVLLGGSGNDLLDGEEDDDQLLGRGGDDTLLGGFGNDAFLAGSGNDLLEGGDGNDQLAGEDGKDQLFGGEGVDTLNGGADDDQLDGENGNDNLIGQAGDDTLLGGAGNDRLEGGDGDDQIFGGTGNDTADYSNTTADVTVNLVTGTASGGAGNDVLFNIEQVFGSGFNDSLTGGRGNDTLFGRGGNDLLDAGVGNDVLDGEVGNDIVRGGAGDDTLRGGTGNNQLLGGDGVDTVDYLSATAGVTINLATGTATGQGRNDVLLEIERIVGSRFNDTIFGGSGNDFFLSGGDGNDSINGGAGNDRLFGDNGNDTLLGGTNDDFINGGNGNDSLLGGSGIDILLGGAGNDQLFGEDGNDTLISREGNDTLLGGSGNDILLGGDGDDQLLGGGGDDQLFGGTGVDTADYLNATAGVTVDLSTGTASGGDGNDVLFNIEQVFGSSFNDSLIGGGSYDTLFGRGGNDTLLGGDGDDFLDAQEGNDLVLGDDGNDSLFGGAGNDQIEGGEGNDTLRGGVGNDTLLGGPGNDVLIGVDTNGSDSPGLGEVDTLTGGPGEDQFLLGDATNVFYDDNSGSSGLADYATISGFNSNEDTIQLKGTLGDYRLQTVGANTRVFLDKSGGELDELVGVVQASSLRLDSDDFLFYEKEDARQGTNNTLATAEELGTLTSGSEVNTSAQLATLPGNNPDFDFFTFSLANPGTVTISTENLTVDTVIGLFNSAGNLLNSSDSPSITASLGAGTYSISVSDFNYFPQNGGTFSSGFFNPGSYTLEVTVA; encoded by the coding sequence ATGGCAGACATTATTGGAGACAACAGGAATAACACTCTAATTGGCACGTTTGAGAATGACGCTATCCTTGGTCAGGGCGGTGATGATAACCTCTTTGGTCGGGGCGGCAATGATGACCTCTTGGGTGGGGCTGGCAATGACTCGCTTAATGGCGAGGACGGCAATGACCTTCTCAATGGTGAGGAGGGCGACAACACTCTGCTTGGTGGGTTCGGCGATGATGTCCTCCTTGGTGGATCTGGCAATGACCTGCTTGATGGTGAGGAGGATGACGATCAACTCCTTGGCAGAGGCGGTGACGACACCCTGCTTGGTGGGTTCGGTAATGATGCTTTCCTTGCTGGATCTGGCAATGACCTTCTCGAAGGCGGGGACGGAAATGACCAACTCGCTGGAGAAGACGGTAAAGACCAACTCTTTGGCGGGGAAGGGGTTGACACGCTCAATGGCGGGGCTGACGATGACCAGCTTGATGGCGAGAATGGCAATGACAACTTGATTGGTCAGGCTGGCGATGACACCCTCCTTGGCGGGGCTGGCAATGACCGACTCGAAGGAGGGGACGGGGATGACCAAATCTTTGGTGGGACTGGCAATGATACTGCTGACTATTCAAATACCACTGCTGATGTCACCGTTAACCTAGTGACTGGAACTGCCAGTGGAGGGGCTGGGAATGATGTCCTATTTAATATCGAACAAGTCTTTGGTTCTGGTTTCAACGATTCCCTAACTGGCGGGCGCGGTAATGACACCCTCTTTGGTAGAGGTGGCAATGACCTGCTTGATGCTGGAGTTGGCAATGACGTGCTTGATGGTGAAGTTGGCAACGATATTGTCCGTGGTGGGGCTGGCGATGACACCTTGCGTGGTGGGACTGGCAATAACCAACTCTTGGGTGGAGATGGTGTTGATACTGTTGATTATTTAAGTGCCACTGCCGGAGTCACGATTAACCTTGCCACTGGAACCGCTACAGGGCAGGGCAGGAATGATGTCCTGTTGGAGATTGAAAGAATCGTTGGTTCTAGGTTCAATGACACCATCTTTGGCGGATCTGGCAATGACTTCTTCCTCAGTGGTGGGGACGGGAATGACTCTATCAATGGTGGGGCTGGTAATGACCGCCTCTTTGGCGATAACGGCAATGACACCCTCCTTGGCGGGACTAACGACGACTTTATCAATGGCGGGAACGGCAATGACTCCCTGCTTGGCGGTAGCGGCATTGACATCCTGCTTGGTGGGGCTGGCAATGACCAACTCTTTGGTGAGGACGGGAATGACACTCTCATTAGTAGAGAAGGCAATGATACCCTGCTAGGCGGCAGCGGCAATGACATTCTGCTTGGTGGAGACGGGGATGACCAACTCCTTGGTGGAGGCGGGGATGACCAACTCTTTGGTGGAACTGGTGTTGATACTGCTGATTATTTAAATGCCACTGCCGGAGTCACGGTTGACCTTAGCACTGGAACTGCCAGTGGGGGAGATGGGAATGATGTCCTGTTCAATATCGAGCAAGTCTTTGGTTCTAGTTTTAACGACTCCCTGATTGGAGGAGGCAGCTATGATACCCTCTTTGGCAGAGGCGGCAATGACACCTTGCTTGGTGGGGATGGCGATGACTTTCTTGATGCTCAGGAAGGTAATGACCTCGTCTTGGGCGACGATGGGAATGACAGCCTGTTTGGTGGGGCTGGCAATGACCAAATCGAAGGAGGAGAAGGCAATGACACCCTCCGTGGCGGGGTCGGCAATGACACTCTGCTTGGAGGGCCTGGAAATGATGTCCTCATAGGCGTTGATACTAACGGTTCTGATTCTCCTGGATTAGGGGAGGTTGATACCCTAACTGGAGGGCCTGGGGAAGATCAGTTCTTACTTGGAGATGCTACTAATGTCTTTTATGACGATAACAGTGGAAGTAGTGGTTTGGCAGACTACGCTACCATCAGTGGCTTCAACTCCAACGAAGATACAATCCAGCTCAAAGGAACACTGGGAGACTATCGCTTGCAGACTGTGGGAGCCAATACAAGGGTATTTCTGGACAAATCAGGGGGAGAGCTAGATGAACTCGTTGGTGTTGTGCAAGCGTCGTCTCTGAGGCTTGATAGTGACGACTTCCTGTTCTACGAAAAAGAAGATGCTCGACAAGGGACAAACAACACACTAGCCACTGCTGAGGAGCTAGGTACTTTAACATCAGGTTCAGAAGTTAATACCTCTGCTCAACTGGCAACACTTCCAGGGAACAATCCTGATTTCGACTTTTTCACATTTTCTTTAGCCAACCCAGGAACTGTGACTATCAGCACGGAGAATCTTACTGTCGATACAGTTATCGGTCTATTTAATAGTGCCGGGAACTTACTGAATTCTAGTGATTCTCCATCAATCACCGCTTCACTAGGGGCAGGTACTTACTCCATTTCAGTAAGTGATTTTAATTACTTCCCGCAAAATGGCGGAACTTTCAGTTCTGGCTTTTTTAATCCTGGTTCTTATACGCTAGAAGTCACTGTAGCCTAA
- a CDS encoding IS982 family transposase → MLNEIIAIYAITDDLLKGIGHDEDGRILVSDAEIITTAVCAAMFFNGNHSKACTYMQEHGLIRNMLDKSRFNRRLHGIFMLMNDLFHQMGMILKEISDDTEYLLDSFPVAMCDNIRIFNVKLIKSEQYRGYIASKKRYFYGVRVQLLTTKTGIPVEFVFLPGSANDLRGLNALPLNLPPGSEIYGDAAYTDYTIEDDLEQTSQISLKVMRKQKSTRLDPPWIQYIKQHTRHYIETVFSSITSDFPKSIHAVTYQGFLLKLQAFIFAFTLQEAFI, encoded by the coding sequence ATGTTAAACGAAATAATTGCCATCTATGCTATCACGGATGACTTGTTGAAAGGGATTGGACATGATGAAGATGGTCGGATACTCGTAAGTGATGCAGAAATTATCACAACGGCTGTGTGTGCGGCGATGTTCTTTAATGGCAACCACAGCAAGGCTTGCACTTATATGCAAGAACATGGTTTGATCCGAAATATGTTAGATAAATCACGATTCAATAGAAGATTACACGGTATCTTCATGTTAATGAACGATTTATTTCATCAAATGGGAATGATACTCAAAGAAATTAGTGATGATACGGAGTATCTTTTAGACTCATTCCCAGTAGCGATGTGTGATAATATTCGCATTTTTAATGTCAAGTTAATTAAGTCCGAGCAGTATCGAGGTTATATTGCATCCAAGAAAAGATACTTCTATGGTGTGCGAGTTCAATTATTAACAACCAAAACCGGGATTCCTGTGGAATTTGTGTTTTTACCTGGGAGTGCCAATGATCTACGTGGGTTAAATGCCTTACCCTTAAATCTGCCGCCAGGGAGTGAAATTTATGGCGATGCAGCTTACACAGATTACACCATTGAAGATGACTTGGAACAAACTAGTCAAATTAGTTTGAAAGTGATGCGGAAACAGAAATCCACTCGTCTTGACCCTCCTTGGATTCAATATATTAAACAACATACTCGCCATTATATTGAAACTGTATTTAGTTCGATTACAAGTGATTTTCCCAAATCCATTCATGCCGTTACCTATCAAGGGTTTTTACTGAAACTTCAGGCATTTATTTTTGCCTTCACTCTCCAAGAAGCATTTATCTAG
- a CDS encoding DUF6262 family protein — protein sequence MIPIQRHKTKNYSPAQSLESAVILFLYRENRALLFRPEQKQVFAVGERFMNSGKIRRIAALSNASVEKKRLATEATDKAIRNLTSLNQSITVANVARLAGVSTSYIYKYPELKERIDSLKNQQIPVRTSQKVASNSSQTTIIYTLREEIKRLNIMLGESKNANQLLIGKIYQQPETQNIVEYFKDENKKQVQQIQELQNEIDIIKQ from the coding sequence GTGATACCAATTCAACGACATAAAACCAAGAATTATTCACCAGCCCAATCCCTAGAATCAGCCGTTATTTTGTTCCTTTATCGTGAGAACAGAGCATTACTCTTTCGCCCAGAACAAAAGCAGGTTTTTGCAGTTGGAGAAAGATTTATGAATTCGGGTAAGATTCGACGAATTGCTGCTCTAAGTAATGCATCTGTTGAGAAAAAACGTTTAGCAACAGAAGCAACAGATAAAGCCATTAGAAATTTAACTAGCTTGAATCAATCCATAACTGTAGCTAACGTAGCTAGATTAGCTGGAGTTTCTACTAGTTATATATACAAGTATCCAGAGTTAAAAGAACGCATTGATTCCCTGAAAAATCAACAAATTCCAGTACGGACTTCACAAAAAGTCGCATCAAATAGTTCCCAAACCACAATTATCTACACTCTCCGAGAAGAAATCAAACGATTGAATATTATGTTAGGAGAATCTAAAAATGCTAATCAGTTACTAATCGGTAAAATTTATCAGCAACCAGAGACTCAAAATATTGTTGAATATTTCAAGGATGAAAATAAGAAACAAGTACAACAAATACAAGAACTTCAAAATGAAATAGATATAATCAAACAATAA
- a CDS encoding DUF1392 family protein, with translation MNNSWFYVVELVSPTLTQSRTISNRFSLVSEKSLIRVNA, from the coding sequence GTGAATAATTCTTGGTTTTATGTCGTTGAATTGGTATCACCGACCTTAACTCAATCACGGACTATATCGAATCGCTTTTCACTGGTTAGTGAAAAAAGTTTGATACGCGTGAATGCTTGA